CGTTATATTGTTTATGGTTTTAACGGTCGCTTTCGTGGTAGCGACAACAGCGTTCATGTGACTTATAATTTGCGTAATGGTCTTAATAGTGATACGTTAATTAATTTTTACGATTCTCAAGAATACAAAAAAAATCCACTCTTTATCAGTGGACTTAAGACGACATTCAAATATCGCGATAATAATAATTTATTACGTGTATATAAAAACATCGAATTTGTTGGTTTAAGAGAGTTAGGTTTAGAAATTCCCGACCCTGATAAACTAGGTCTTTTACCTTCCTTTATTCCTTATACGCAAGACCCAACCGTCAATTATCACAAAGGACAAGACGGCTGAGAATTCTTAGCGTTTAAATAACTTAATAGTTTTATAGATTGAGTAACTTGACGCGATTGCAAATGTTACGGTTAATGATGAATAAGCAATTACGTGAGATAGATATGGTATGTTGTTAGTTGGATAAAAACGTCAAAGTCAATAAAGTTTGTTGTTATATCAAGTTGTTGTGTATTGATATTCTTTAGGGTCTCAAGGATTCATGACAACTTTGTAAGTACCCATTTCTCCTCATCTAGGAGCAGTAGCAACTAGTATTGCCGTAATCATCAATAGTAAGCAAATTATACTTACACTCAATCAAAGTATTTTTTTGTTTTTTAAATTCATATTATTAATTTTATCAAGAAAGGAGTCAAAATATGCCTGAAAACAAAAACAATGACAGCTGGTTTGAGTCTTTAGCTCAATATCTAGTTGCAACTCCGACTGAAAGACCTTATGTATTCAGTCCAAAAAATACAAATCCAAAATATCAAGGGGTTATTCCAGAATTTGATTACAAAATAGCGCCTCAGGAAATTAAAACGAGTGATTGAACTTGTAAAGATATTGATATCGTAGTTGCATTCTTAACAGCGTTTCCAACTGAAGCGAGTGAGCGAAACACGAATCAATTATTACAAGCATTAACTCTTAAAAAGATAATTAAAAAACTTTATAACCAGAATCGAATAACTTACTTTTATGAGTTTGAATATAAGTCAAAAGTTTATTCTTTTATTGTTGTAATTTCAAACATTTGAGACAAACCAACAACGCAAATATTTTTTAAAGATAAAAATACCAATAAGAAATTACCACACATATTTAAAGTCGACCAACTTCGAAGTGGTTATATCTTTGGAATTTGCGAAATTGATAATATATTACACGTTATTAAATTTAATGATTTTACAAATGAAACAAACGGCGACAAGGTTGAAGTAAGTCAGATATTCAAATCAACTTTTCCCGAGGATTCAAAAATTACAACTTTTAAAATGGTTACTTTTAGTGAAAGTTTTAATAATGATAATTATGTCGATGTTATGTTACAAACTCCGGACAATAAATTCTGATACGGTCAAATTAATACTGACATAACAAATACAAAAAACACTTGACTTCACTACTCGCCCGTTTATATCGGAATTCAAGGCGAAAAATTTGATGAAAACACAAACTTACGTGTTTGCGACTTAAACTCAATGACAATATCTACAATGCTTCGAAAAGAAAACGACACTAACGCCTTTTATGGAAATGTTGTTTTAGGTATTAATAGCGGGTCTGAAATCTATGGTTATCCAACTAAAGTCGACAGCAATTATGTAACAACTGAAAAGTCTGGAAATTTTAAAGAGTTATTCGAACCTTTCCATGCTGAAAATTTCACTTATAACGACCTGTTATTTAATTCAAACAATCGCAAAAACAATGTTGAATTTACTATGAATATAGGTTCAGTAAGCGCTCAAATTCATAAAGGTTCGCTTTCTTGAGGTGATGGAGTTAATGATATAGTTATGCAATATGCACATGAACTTGCAAGCCATCCTGATACAAAAGAAAAACAAAAAGCAGTAGCAAAATCTAAGATGGAAGACCACTGAGGTGAACAGTTACGAGAATTTCCTACCAGACCTTTTCATTACAGAGTGCTAAACTGAGAACCTCGTCATACAGATAATTTTGAACTTCCGGAATGATTTTTACGCCTTGCTTTACAAGATCCCAAAAAAGTTAATTTTAAAGTAACCAGTGAAATCGAAAATCAAAACACAATATTAATATGTTTATATCTTGCTGATAAAAAATTCAAGGAATATCGATACTCAACTCCTTATTTTGAAAGACAAGATAGCGACTTAATAGAAATTGAAGACTTTTATTTCGACTGTAACTTTGTGGTTAATTTAGACGCTCGGGTTCGTAATACTGTATCGCAAAAAAACCGCTTATTTAAGCTTACTTTTACTAAGTTCGATAATTCGCCTAATGGACTAATCTTTGGAATTGATAGAGGTATTCAAGACATTGGGAAGTCAACGGCTGGCGTAATTCTAAGTGATACTGAAATAGCGGTACCGGTTCTCACGTTAGACAACAAGTGGAAAGTTTATAGTTTTTTTAACGACTCTAAATTCGATGAAAGTGGAGCATTTAATGATAAACCACCTAGACTTTTAGGAACGCTCCCAACTTTACCATCAACTTCTACGCCTCACGCTTATTCAGTGATAGAAACTAAAAACTCCCACCCGTATTTGTTTATTATTCATGAAGCGGGAATTCACGCATTTAACGGACTTTATGAAGGTGTTAACTCGCCTTACAACCTTAATATTACGCAAAGCATCGACCTAGATAATTTAATGATATTCAGAGAGCAGTGTTTAGTTAAGTTTTTAGTTAATTCTGGGAAAGTTAAAAAATTCTTAAATCTAAAATACGACCAAAAACCATTTAATTTATCAAATGTTCCATTTTTATATAAAACTCTCGGAATCAATAATTTAAGCGACAACTTGAATATCTGTATATTACAAGACGCAGATCTTAACTTCTGCGTTCCGATTAAAGATGTAACAATTAATGACACAACTCTAACCTTATCAGCAATTATTAAAAACACAACTCTAAATACTGGATTATCTAAAAAGCACGCTAAAAAATTTCAATGACTCGACAGCGTTGGAAATGTTGCGTTTGAATTTACGGATTCATTAAGTGCTAAAACAAGAAACGACAACTACCAAGTTAATTCACATATTCCATTTGGCTATCAATATTCCGATAAACATTTAGAAAATCACGATACAGCTAAGTTATTAACTCACATGTGAAAAAATTCCAGTGTTGCTAAAGATTTTTTACATAGCCACATGCGTTTTAAATACACAGATGGAACTCACGTTGAGGTTATAGTTCAAGAATTAGGTATTAATCGATTAAGCGTTAAAAATAACCGAGCTGTTCTTAACTTTAAACTTGGGCTAAAAAAGGAAGTTGGAAAAGTTAAAAAATTCTATGACTTTGAAATCGGTAATGCTGAAACTAATAACTTTAAACCGCTTGGAGAATTTGAAACATTTATCGTTGATGAAAACACGGACGGCGTCGCAAAAGTCGGGACTTATGAATATGAGTTCTTAAGCTTTGGAAAGTAGGAAAATATGGGAAAAATCAATTTTATCAATAAGACAAATTTTTCAAGTCTAGAAAATTACAAAGACGAGACGAAAGTTATCACAGCTGAAAATGTAAACGAGATTAAACACAGCGTCAATCAAATTTACGACATAGTCAACTCAACAAACTCGCAAGTTGAGACAAATAAGTCAACAATTAACGACTTAAAGTCAAAGTCAATAACATATGACTCAAACACAACTAAATTAAACAAGTTAATTAATGATGTTCGCAGTTTAACCAATGATCTTAATTCACTAAGTCATAACGTTAGAGTTCTAGAAGCTAGTGCTGGTTTTAGACCCAAATTAGTTTATCGCGGTACGGTGTTTATTAGCGAAAAGGGAAGCATTAGTTTAAGAGGTTCATTGAATAATTGAAATAATAGCGAGTACTCGCATTCAATTTACGCTTTAAGTTTGACTTTAATATATAACAACGGTCGCAGTTATAACCATTCGCAAATGTTTTCACGAGCTCAAGTTGGTGACAAAATGATTTTTACCACAGTCGCAATTGATGCTGACTATCCAAGTTCTAACACTTCAGTGTCGCTGTTTTCAATTAGCGGGGATGGAAACCTTAAACACGAGCACGACGGAAGTCTATACGCTAACGACGATAAACTAACTTTAAACACTAGCAAAGTTGTAATATTTGAACTCTTATAATTAATATCTATATCTATATTAATATATAATTTAAATTAAAGGGAGGTGAGTTTGATAACAGGCTTTATTATATGGATTTTACATACCATATCAGCGAGCGCTGAACGGATATACATGGTAGTCCCAAATATTCAAGACTTGGGGTTAATAGACAAGTTAAAAGAATTAGATATCTACTCGTTTTTCGACACTATGACTAAGACAGAAAAGTCGATAACGTACATAGTAATGGCAGTCGAAATAGCTATTGAGTTTTATGTGTTTATTAATTGACTGCCAAAGTTTTTATCAGCACGTTTCGCTGCCATGAGAAACAAAAGCAAAAACGACGTTGAGGTTTGAAAAGCGATACAGACCAAAATCGACAACAATTTAGAATTAAGTCGAAGAGAACAAAAACTTTATAAAAAGTTAATGAAAGGAAAAGAATAACATGAAATTTAAAAAATTAATTATGACTGGAAGCGCAATAACTTCATTATCAGCTGTGCCATTATTAAGTGCAGCCTGTTCTCCTAAAAAAGGAGCTGATTATTTAAAGAAAAAATATCAGGAACATAAAAAGAAAAAAGAAGCTAAAGAAGCTAAAGAAGCTAAAGAAGCACAAAAACAAACAGAGCAAAAAACTGCTAAACCTGAAACTCAACCAGAAGACAAAAAAGTTGAACCTAATAAAGAAGTTAAGTAGTTAATATGCATATTTGGATTGAAAGACTTAGCAATAAGTGGAAGGCTATATTAATAGTTATCAGTATCTTAACTATGGTCGCGTCGCTTTGTTTATTAATTGCTGCCTTAGCGGATGATGGTTACAATAAATTCGCAAAAGTGTTTTTTATAGTCGACACAATTGAAGTTAAAGACGACCGCTGAAAAGACTTCTTAAAATACGCTCAAGAGCAAAAGATAGCAACTGAACATATTGAAAAACTTCGGGAAATTTTTGGTGACAGATACACAATTGAAACAGAACGCTTAAATGTCATAGGATTTACATTTTTTAATATAAGTATGATTTTATTAATAGTTATTAACCTAGACATTTTAAGTGCATCAATGTTTATAACCATCAGGTTAGCAGAGAATTCGGTAGACAGACTAAGACGTGAGAATTTAATTGACCAACAAGCATACTCAAAAATTAGTGAGATATTAGCAATTCAACACGCTAACAACATTAAAGCAAAGAACGCTAAAATTGATAAAAGTTTATTAAGTCAAAGAATTCAAGAATTGGAAAGCGAGCAAGTAATTAATGAAGAGGAATAAAGACACATCGCATTTGGATAAGTATATTTTGGAGCATAAAAAACTCAAAAGGACGCACAAGAAAATTTTAGTGTTTGTGTTCTCATTGCTGGTTATGATTGTAATTAGTTTGATTATTCTGTTCTTTCCATTTAAAGATGGGTCAACAATTGAAATCATAATCGAAGAATTTTATTCGAAGCAGTGAAACTCGAAAACCATAACTCAGTTAATTATTTCATTTATTGCGTGAATAATTGTGATTTGAAAAATGGCGTTAGTAATTATGGAAACTATTCTATATAAGAAGCGAAAAAATCTATTCCAGAAAGAATTAAGCGAAAAAGGCGAATTAGATATTTTTCAAAAACGAAGTGGAATTTTTCAGATTTTCAAAAAAGACGCTCCCGAATTTGTTGACTATACATTGAAATTGTTAATTAATTCATTTATCGAGACAGCTCAACCACTTAGTGCTAACGCAACCTTATTAATTCGTGACATTTTAGAGTCAGCTGAGTTAAAACGCAAAGAGAAAATCGAAAAAATTAGGGAAATAGTTGAAAAAGAAGGTCATAAGGTCAACGACCCGAAAATTGTTAAAGCTTTCAGAGAAATATAATTAAGTCGATGGTTAATAGCTTCGGCTTTTTTATTAAGTTAAATGCTTCAAGCGCATAAAAAAAACAAGTCTATATAAGCACAAACTTGTTAATATTTTTAAAATTTATCGGCGACGAATTCTTTAATTTTTTCAACTTTGTCCGTTTGCTCTCATGGAGCGTGTGGTTGGAAGTGACCATAGACGCTAAAGTCAGCATATTTTACATTACTAAAACGCAGTCAATTTACTATGTTATTAGTTGAGAAGTTGAAAAAGCGCTTAATTACATGATGAATTACTGAATTTGATACGTGGTTAGTTCCAAATGTTTCAAACGTGTAAGCAGTGATGTCCTCAACTCCAATCACATAATTAACTTGAATTTCGAACTTATCAGCAAGTCCGGCCGCGACTATATTTTTAGCAACATAACGAGCATAATAAGCACCACTTCTATCGACTTTAGTTAAGTCTTTACCACTAAACGCTCCGCCTCCATGACGAGCGTGTCCACCGTAAGTGTCTACTATAATTTTGCGACCTGTTAAACCAGTATCAGCAAAGGAACCGCCGACATAGAACGCTCCCGTTGGATTAATTAATAGTTCGAAGTCGTCAGTTGTTGATACGCTGAAGTATTCTAAAGCTGGTTTTAGTGCATATTCAATTATTAAATTCTTTAATGTCTCATTTTCAACTTCTTTAATTGTTTGAACGCTAACAACTACTTGAGCTATTTTTTGTTCGCCGGTTTTCTTGTTTATTTGAACCGTGGTTTGCGACTTAGCATCATACTTAATTCAATGCTTGAAGTTGCTTCTTAGTTTAATTTGTTCCAGTCCTTTAAGTAGATAGTGAGAGAATTGTGAAGTTAGCGGTAATAAGTCGCTTGTTTCACTACAAGCATAACCAAACATAATCCCTTGGTCACTCGCCTTAATTACGTCGGTTGAATTGCTTTGTACGCCTTGGGCTATATTTGGCGATTGCGTGTTCGTATTTACTAAAATAGTAAAGTCATTTTCGTTATATTCTAAAGATTTTAAGACGTTTCAAGCAATTGCTCGATAATCGACTTTAGCTCTGGTTGTGATTTCACCACCGATAATAATTAAGTGGTTACAAGCAAAGACTTCAACCGCAACACGTGCAAATTTGTCTTGCTCTAGAATTGCGTCCATAATTGAATCGCTTATCGTGTCGCACATTTTATCAGGATGTCCTTTTCAGACGCTTTCCGAAGTAAAATAAGTATATTTAGTTGTATTAATTTTCATGTTTCTCCATTTCTTTATTAATGTGAGCGAATCAGTTTTTTAAGTTTTCTAATAAGGCTAAATCTAGTTGTTTAGTTGTAAAACTAACTCCGCTAGGTCAGATAATTTTTTTAATGTTTGTTTTATTGAATGAATACACAACGCCGTTATTTAGGTTAATTATTGCGACTTTAAAGTGATGGTAGTCAATAGTTAAAAAACCATCATAAACATTATTATCGCAGTCAACTAGTTTTACTCGGCTGTTGCAAATTTCTTGAATTTTAATCTGCATGTTTTTCGATTTCATTTCCGTCATACACACGCCAGTTTTTGACTTTATTTTTTAATTTGTGAGCGGGCGTATCAAAATAATTAAGTTGATATGTTCTCATTTTTGATTTTATTTCTTTAATGTTTTTAACTTGATCGTATTTATAAATTATTCAGTTATGTAATCCATAGTCGTCTTTATAAAGTTTTTTATATTTTTTAATCTTTGAAACTGGATAAATAACTTCAAAAGTTTCGGTATCTACAATATCAAGATTATCAAGATTACTCAAAATTGACTGAACTAATTTAAACGTCAATTTATTAGATATTTGTTGAGAGTTAAAAAACTCAGGATTAGAATAAAGTTCGTGAACAAAAGCAACATTCGGACGTTTAATTCTATAACGCAATCAGGTTCAAAAGTCTAAGTCGCGATAGTTTAACTCAGTTATTTTTTCGTTCATTTTTGTTTTAGTGAACTAAGTCAGTGATAAGTGTCTAAACTTTCAATACTTCAATGTTGAGTGTATTTTTCAAGAGTTCGAATGTCTAAACTCTCACCTTTAATATATGTTATTAATGCTTGTAATAGTTCAACTTCTATTCAGTCAATTGAGTTAAAAGTGCACTCAATATTTCACTGCTTATTATTAGGTAATTCTAAAACTAACACTTCCCTATCAGTCCTTATAACGTAGTCAACTTTAATGTTGTGGCGTTTGAGAATTTTAGAATTAGAAATTAGGTCTAAAACTTGTTGACGTTTTTGTTTTAAATATTGATTTTTATCCATTTTATTTCTCCTTAAAATTTAACAATTAGTTTTTGAAAAGTATCGAATACTCCATCATTTTTCTTTATTTTTCGAGTCGTAAGTTTTAATGGTTTAAAAAACAGCAACACTTCTTCCCTGAATTTTGTAAGTGAGTAAGCTTTATAAGAAAACTCAAGGCAAAAACGCTTATATTCATTATATTTTTCAACAACTGTTTTATTGATAAATGACTGACCTTCTCTTATTTCATCATCGGTATAAAGCGGGTCATTTAATATAAACACATTGACGTTGTTATTTGAATCTGCGTAATCAATAAGCAACTTATTAATAGCGTCGCTTTTAGTAAATTTACCGCTTTCAGTTAAGTTTTTAAGTGCGTCAATTGCTAATAAGAATAATGAGTTAGCATTTACTGGCGTAAGTAATTTCTCTTTAATTTTAGGGTCTAAATTACCACGTTCTTGCGTAAATTCGTTATCGAACGGTACGATGATAAAACGTCTAAAAAATCCATTTGACTTATCTTGAGTTGCTGGTAATTTATTAGTCGCAAATATCAACTTAGCTTTATTTTTGAATGCGAAGCGGTCTTTACCTTTAAATTCAGCACTTACATAATCACCAGTCACAAGCTTTTTAAAAGTTGATGGTTCAGAGATGTAATCAGTTGAAATGTCAGCACCGATGTTAACCATTTTGTCTAAAAGTGCACTTGTTGCGAAGCGTCTGCCTAACTCTTCAAAACCTAAATAACTCACGTTTTTAGTTCCAAAAAAATAACTTAATAAGTCAAAAAATGTACTCTTACCATTTGACGCTGTTTGACCATATAACAATAGACTTTTTTGGAAATTTGTATGTGAAGTCATTGAGTAACCAATAAATTCTAACAGCAACTGAACGTGTCTTAAGTTACCACTACAAATATCGCTTAAAAAGTTTTTAACAGTCTTAAGTTTTTGTTCTGTCTTATATCTAGGGTCGTAAGTAACATTGATTTTGTTAATAACAAACAAGTTTGAGTCTACTGGGATGCGACGGAAGCGAGATAAGTCATAATAACAATTTTGTAATGCGACTACATTTGGCTCGATATCTTTCATCGGTATTTTTGGACTGATTTTAATTTGATTTAATATCTCTTTAATATTTAAAAGTTTAGTCTTTGGTATTAGTGACTTAATTACACGCATAATATCGTTATCTTGCATTAATTTATAAATCGATTCGACTTCACTATAAAAGAACAAGTTGCCACCATATCTTACAATTTTAAATTCAGCAATAATATAGTCGATAACATTGAATATTTGAAGTTTGCCGTCAGCGTCGTAGAAGCCTTGTTTTGTTTGTTCGAAAAACGTATGACTTCTCGAGAATATGCCCTCAATTTCAGCAGCATCTAATGGACTAGCAAATAATAAGGAGTTAATTACATTAATTAAGTTATAAGCCTTTTGTTTGCTTCAGTAGGCGTTTGCTAAAGTCGCAATGCGACGGAATAAGTTATCATGTCTAGAGCCTTCCAGTAATCCAACTGGGCACTCTAAATCTTGAAATGCTTGTAAACTTATTGGACTTAGTTCAGTTGGTAATTTGTCGACAGCTTTATAAAATCTTATTCAATCTCTGAATTTTCCGTCTTTTTTAATAACAACATAAGCATTGCGACCACTTGCTTTGATATCAGCTCTAATTCCGACTGGTAAAACAATATTGACGTAATTTTTAATGTCGGCCGACTTTTTAAATCAGAAGTGATAGCCTCGAGTTGTCTTCATAACATTACACTGTCAACCGTAGTAATCTATAACTTCTAAAAGCTTTTCGCCAGCCGATGCGTTGTCTTTACTGTCGACGTCGATAACTACTCACTCGTCCTCTAAATACAGACCTAAATTATTCTCACTAACGACGTCCTCAAGTCTGCTTCGGTCGGTCGCGTCTTTAAATGATTTGACGGGTTGCTTGTCGCTATTTACAACTATAAAACTTGAATTTTCTAAAAAGTTATTAAATGCTTTTTTATCGATGTGTTTTTCCATTTTAACTCCTTATTTTTTTGAAAAATAGCAAACTTTGCAAACTTCTAACTCGTCGTCATAAATAGTTCGAACGACTAACTCATTCTCTAATGAGGTTCCACAAAGAGCGCAGTCATAACTTTCGCCTGGGTATAACACTTGCATTTTTTCACCGGTTTGCGGACTGTTTTCAAACATACGGATTCGCTCTCAAGCGAGCTGTTCATAATAATCTAAATCCAAGTCTAATGTTTTAACATCTAGCCCTAAAACTTTGTGATTATAGATAGTGCTATGCTCTGAACTTAAAGCTACTTTGTCTTTTTTTCATTCCCCATTTTCTTTTTGAAATGCTTTAAATACTGGATTGCCGTGTTTTGTGTAAAAGATTCGAAATACTTTATGGTCGTCAATTATTTGGTTGTTTGTAATTACGTGAGTGTATGCTCCTTTTATGTCGAATATAAACTGAAAACACACAGCATCGCTTTCTGCATCAATTGTTTGACGAGGCGGTATTTTATTAACAAAGTAGTGATAGACAGCTTTATCTAGAACAGTCAAGTTATTGTTAGCACTACCTCTTACTGTATTAAATTCGGGATTGTGATATTGTTGCTTTCAGTATTTGACCATTGAACCTTTAGTTTTATTTCGGTCGGGGTTTTTTGAGTCGACTAAAATGTAATTATTAACGTCTTTTTGGTATAACATATCAAAGCAATCAGTTTCTAAAGTCATCAAGGTTATTTTTTCTCAAGCTGACGCTATTTTTTCAGCTTTTAAGCGTTGAGCTTCAGTCTCATATGCATACATTACACCATCGGTATTAACTTGTAAAATTTCAACGTGTTCACTTAATTTAACAGATAAAAAGAACATTATTAACTCGCCAGTTAAACACACAGCCATTCTTTGTCGAGGGTCTCATAAGTCGTTAAACTTGTACTCCATCGCACCAAAAGGTCTAACAACTAACTCTTTCAAATAATTTGACTTTATCATTTCCTTTGCTTTTTTAGCTTCTTTACGCTCGGCGATGAATTTCATAATTAACTTACTCATATTCTTACTAGCTCGAGAGCCGTAATTGTAAAGTCCGATTAAATGTGGGTAGTTATTCACAATATCTTTGTTGACTATGTTGACAGGAGCGTCTATTATTATATTTTTGGCCGCATGAAGTCCACCTGATTTAAACGAATAAGTTAGTCCTTTGTGTTCTATATTGAAGTCAACTTGATTACGTTGATAATGCTCGTGAAATTCAGTATAAAAGGTCATATTTTCAAGTTTTTTAATTAGTCATAAATATTGAGGTAATGCTCGTTGATATAGTTGTCTGACGTTGTCGGGAGCTTTGTAGTCATAACTTTTATAACGAGGCACCAAAGTTTTATCAGCTTCAAAAATTCGAGCAGTGATTTGAGCCATTGTCTTTGATAACATCCGACTTTCAAGTCTATTGTCGACAATCATTTGCTGTTTAATAACAAACTGGTCAATAAACTTAATAAACAAATATAGAGTTGACTTTACGTCACTAATGCAATAATTAACAACTCCGTCAATTTGCTCTTGAGTTAGGTCACTTGTATAGCTAAAATGCACTGGACTTTCGACAATACTAAGGCCTAAAAAACCTTGATATTTCTTTAGTCCGATTCGACCTGTTCCCAACATTTGCATTAAGTCAAAACTAAAAAACGGCAATTTTGGAGCTAGTTTCAGTTTTTCAAATTCTCAAGGTTTTGCTCGTTTATTGATAATTCAGTCGTTTAGTTCATAACCAGAATTTCCAGCAATCAATTCTCGTAAGATGAAATCGTCATAATTCACGTTATTGTAACCACCAACAAATTTACCTTTTAGTTTATTAAGCACAAATTCACGAAGTTTTAAATATTCACCTTTTTTAAAGACTTTAACGTCTCTAGTTTTAGCGTTTATGAATACAACACACCAGAATTTTTTAAATATTTCAATGTCGTAAATTCACGTGTCAAGTGGTAAGTTATTAACTTTTTCAAGGTTTGAATTTGTGCTCATATTTACTCCTTAATTTTTTGCTTTAATTATTAATCTGGGGAATTTTTGAACGCCATTCACAAATGCTCTTTTGTTGTGTTTTTTATCGTCGCAAATGCACTCAGATATGCAACATAATAATTCTCATTTTTCATTGAAATTATCATTGACTAAAGCTGAAATTGGTACACCATAAAGTTGGTTTTTACCATAGATTTCGACAGCTAGATTTAAGTCATTGAAACGATCTATATTGATAATATCTGGGTAAAAGTCAAAAGTCGAAAATGAGATATCATTTTTTTTCACACGCTTGCTTTTTAAAATTGATTTTAAACTAGTTATTCAAATACAGTTCGGTCCGCCTTTTACAACTTTTCCTAATTTCTCCCTTGTACTCCGAGCATCAACAAATACAGGCTTAACTGAAGTGTGACCTAAGAATCAATGTTTGTTTTTATAGTTTGTTAAAAATTTAAAACTTTTTATGATTGTCTGAGGCGCTATTATCAAAAAGTCAAGTTTTAAGTCTGTTAACACGTTTAAAAAGAGACGCAATTTGGAGAAGGGAGGGTTAGTAATTACTAAGTCGCTTTTTAAAAATTCAGGATGTAATTTAGGGTCGTTGAAATCTCCATCACTCTCAACGCTATATTCAATATAAGCATCTAAGTTATTATCGTCTCCACCTTTATATTCATAAAATTTAGCATTTTTTAACTCGCCGAAAGTTAAACATGTCGCTCTCAAAGACTTTAATCCAAGACGTTCAAAATTTTTATGAAAATAAACTCAAAACTGTGAATGTTTTAAACCTTCAACTAAGCCATCAAATAAGTCGAGTGGGTCGCATGGTAATAAAATACTCCGACCTCTAAAAGCGTCTTGTTTAGCTCAAAACTCCATTTCATTTTCGATTGGTTCAATGGTTGTATAAAACTCATCGTTTGCTTTTCTTTTTGCGTTTGTTAAAACAGTATGACCTTTTTGCTTTTTATTTTCAACTTCAAACTCTTTAATTAGTTCAGTTAATGTAATTACTTTTTTATTATTGATATTTTCAACCATTAAATTAAGTCGTCAAAACTAATTGATTCTGATTGTGTTTGTGCTTTAGTTATGTTTGGTTCAGCTGTGTCTAATTCAGTAACTCATTGATGTTTTTTAGTTTGTTTTACTGGTTCAACGCTTGCTTTATTAATCTTGTTAATATCTGTAATAGGACTTATTTCGCGATTTATGAACGCACGTCCATTTTCGTTCACTTTTTCGCTTCTTGAGATTTTTAAGTTGACCATTACGTCTCTTAAATCTAACAACGCAAGTACTAACTCTCTCTGGTTTGAAAATTGTAAATTGTGAGCTTCAAGCAATTCATAAAGAACTGATAAGTCCCATTTTCTTTTCTTTGCGTTTTTGTAATCTTCGTCGACAAAAAGCGTCTTAACTGTCGTTTTTCCGAATTCGCTCCCTGGGGTTACAATTTCTAAATTAATGTCGATAACGTCGACTTTGTGAAGTGGATGAATTGTAATCG
This genomic interval from Mycoplasma miroungigenitalium contains the following:
- a CDS encoding adenine-specific methyltransferase EcoRI family protein, with product MVENINNKKVITLTELIKEFEVENKKQKGHTVLTNAKRKANDEFYTTIEPIENEMEFWAKQDAFRGRSILLPCDPLDLFDGLVEGLKHSQFWVYFHKNFERLGLKSLRATCLTFGELKNAKFYEYKGGDDNNLDAYIEYSVESDGDFNDPKLHPEFLKSDLVITNPPFSKLRLFLNVLTDLKLDFLIIAPQTIIKSFKFLTNYKNKHWFLGHTSVKPVFVDARSTREKLGKVVKGGPNCIWITSLKSILKSKRVKKNDISFSTFDFYPDIINIDRFNDLNLAVEIYGKNQLYGVPISALVNDNFNEKWELLCCISECICDDKKHNKRAFVNGVQKFPRLIIKAKN
- a CDS encoding phage/plasmid primase, P4 family — translated: MEKHIDKKAFNNFLENSSFIVVNSDKQPVKSFKDATDRSRLEDVVSENNLGLYLEDEWVVIDVDSKDNASAGEKLLEVIDYYGWQCNVMKTTRGYHFWFKKSADIKNYVNIVLPVGIRADIKASGRNAYVVIKKDGKFRDWIRFYKAVDKLPTELSPISLQAFQDLECPVGLLEGSRHDNLFRRIATLANAYWSKQKAYNLINVINSLLFASPLDAAEIEGIFSRSHTFFEQTKQGFYDADGKLQIFNVIDYIIAEFKIVRYGGNLFFYSEVESIYKLMQDNDIMRVIKSLIPKTKLLNIKEILNQIKISPKIPMKDIEPNVVALQNCYYDLSRFRRIPVDSNLFVINKINVTYDPRYKTEQKLKTVKNFLSDICSGNLRHVQLLLEFIGYSMTSHTNFQKSLLLYGQTASNGKSTFFDLLSYFFGTKNVSYLGFEELGRRFATSALLDKMVNIGADISTDYISEPSTFKKLVTGDYVSAEFKGKDRFAFKNKAKLIFATNKLPATQDKSNGFFRRFIIVPFDNEFTQERGNLDPKIKEKLLTPVNANSLFLLAIDALKNLTESGKFTKSDAINKLLIDYADSNNNVNVFILNDPLYTDDEIREGQSFINKTVVEKYNEYKRFCLEFSYKAYSLTKFREEVLLFFKPLKLTTRKIKKNDGVFDTFQKLIVKF
- the metK gene encoding methionine adenosyltransferase, whose protein sequence is MKINTTKYTYFTSESVWKGHPDKMCDTISDSIMDAILEQDKFARVAVEVFACNHLIIIGGEITTRAKVDYRAIAWNVLKSLEYNENDFTILVNTNTQSPNIAQGVQSNSTDVIKASDQGIMFGYACSETSDLLPLTSQFSHYLLKGLEQIKLRSNFKHWIKYDAKSQTTVQINKKTGEQKIAQVVVSVQTIKEVENETLKNLIIEYALKPALEYFSVSTTDDFELLINPTGAFYVGGSFADTGLTGRKIIVDTYGGHARHGGGAFSGKDLTKVDRSGAYYARYVAKNIVAAGLADKFEIQVNYVIGVEDITAYTFETFGTNHVSNSVIHHVIKRFFNFSTNNIVNWLRFSNVKYADFSVYGHFQPHAPWEQTDKVEKIKEFVADKF